The Rhizobium sp. BT03 genome has a window encoding:
- a CDS encoding glycoside hydrolase family 2 protein, translating into MRGRLASIGAEESQLCEGWNLILTEPGACAVPHDIHLSAQFIPAPVPGTVAAALEKAGLFDRENPEPLNTKDAWYLCRLFDAEPGEAILRFAGLATLCHVFLNGQEILFSESMFTAHEIPVTLTGGDELALCFRALGPRLSEPGPRARWRPQMITPAGLKNFRTTLLGHMPGWCPDIHAVGPWRPISLVRRNPVSIDNVAIRAVLDENGVGRLSVSLHSNAEDPAMLLRCGGMEQPFEKIGDNHYSSILRLSDIEPWWPHTHGAPRLYELTLVSDGVDYPLGTTGFRRIEVEHGADGDDFALTVNGERIFCRGAVWTTADITRLPGGRADYEPFLRLAAEAGMNMIRIGGTMAYETPDFFALCDELGLLVWQDFMFANFDYPRNDKAFLGHVHAEVEEFLHGVQASPSLVVLCGGSEIHQQAAMLGLPVEFWSGPVTDEIIPAIAARMRPDVPYVPNSPHGGAMPFSPNSGIAHYYGVGAYMRPIADARRADVRFASESLAFAHVPQQRTLHRHLDVPAVHSPLWKARVPRDRSASWDFEDVRDFYLQLLYDLDPAQLRREDPDRYLDLSRAVTGEVIEETFAEWRRKGSACNGALVWTLQDLLPGPGWGVIDSTGEPKPAWYAMRRAFRPVQTMFTDEGTNGLDVHVVNETDTALDVELEVACLRGGKQQVVSGSRAFKLAARDTERLAATALFGAFFDTTYAFRFGPPAHDVSVARLRSLADGAILAESFHFPCGRGKALHDAGIEASLGRDGDDWFVDLRADRLAQSVHIDVEGYRPDDDWFHLAPGAMRRVKLHTLSGTESDLPPVGEIKSLGSSHRVVLSG; encoded by the coding sequence ATGCGGGGGCGTTTGGCAAGCATCGGAGCGGAGGAAAGCCAGCTTTGCGAAGGCTGGAACCTGATCCTGACGGAGCCGGGCGCCTGCGCCGTGCCGCACGATATTCATCTCTCCGCGCAGTTCATTCCCGCACCCGTTCCCGGCACCGTTGCCGCGGCGCTCGAGAAAGCCGGGCTGTTCGACCGGGAAAATCCCGAGCCGCTGAACACCAAAGACGCTTGGTATCTCTGCCGGCTGTTCGATGCCGAGCCCGGCGAAGCGATCCTGCGTTTCGCAGGACTCGCGACGCTTTGTCATGTCTTCCTCAACGGCCAGGAAATCCTGTTTTCCGAAAGCATGTTCACGGCGCACGAAATCCCGGTGACGCTTACGGGCGGCGACGAGCTGGCGCTGTGTTTCCGGGCGCTCGGTCCCCGCCTGTCGGAGCCCGGCCCGCGTGCACGCTGGCGGCCGCAGATGATCACGCCGGCGGGGCTGAAGAATTTCCGCACGACGCTGCTCGGCCATATGCCGGGCTGGTGCCCCGATATCCATGCCGTCGGGCCATGGCGGCCGATTTCGCTGGTGCGGCGCAATCCCGTCTCGATCGACAATGTCGCCATCCGCGCCGTGTTGGACGAGAACGGCGTCGGCCGTCTCAGCGTTTCCCTGCACAGTAATGCCGAGGATCCCGCAATGCTGCTGCGCTGCGGCGGCATGGAGCAGCCTTTCGAGAAGATCGGCGACAATCATTACTCTTCTATCCTCAGGCTTTCCGACATCGAACCCTGGTGGCCGCACACGCACGGCGCTCCGCGTCTCTATGAGCTGACGCTCGTTTCCGACGGCGTGGACTATCCGCTCGGCACGACCGGCTTCCGGCGGATCGAGGTCGAGCACGGCGCCGATGGCGACGACTTCGCGCTCACCGTCAACGGCGAACGCATCTTCTGCCGCGGCGCGGTGTGGACGACGGCCGATATTACGCGTCTGCCGGGCGGGCGGGCGGATTATGAGCCCTTCCTGCGGCTTGCCGCTGAAGCAGGCATGAACATGATCCGCATCGGCGGCACGATGGCCTACGAGACGCCTGATTTCTTCGCGCTCTGCGACGAGCTCGGCCTGCTGGTGTGGCAGGATTTCATGTTCGCCAATTTCGATTATCCGCGCAACGACAAGGCGTTTCTCGGCCACGTGCATGCGGAGGTCGAGGAATTCCTGCACGGCGTCCAGGCCTCGCCATCGCTGGTGGTGCTCTGCGGCGGCAGCGAAATCCATCAGCAGGCGGCGATGCTGGGTCTGCCCGTGGAATTCTGGAGCGGGCCGGTCACCGACGAGATCATCCCGGCCATCGCTGCGCGTATGCGTCCCGACGTGCCCTATGTCCCGAATTCGCCTCATGGCGGGGCGATGCCGTTTTCACCTAATTCAGGTATCGCCCATTATTACGGTGTCGGCGCCTATATGCGGCCGATTGCCGATGCGCGCCGCGCCGATGTGCGGTTTGCTTCCGAAAGCCTCGCCTTCGCGCATGTGCCGCAGCAAAGGACATTGCACCGTCATCTCGATGTGCCGGCCGTCCACAGCCCGCTCTGGAAGGCCCGCGTGCCGCGCGACCGCAGCGCCTCGTGGGATTTCGAGGATGTCCGCGACTTCTACCTGCAGCTTCTCTACGACCTCGATCCGGCTCAGCTGCGCCGCGAAGATCCGGACCGCTATCTCGATCTCTCCCGCGCCGTCACCGGCGAGGTGATCGAAGAGACCTTTGCCGAATGGCGGCGCAAGGGCTCCGCCTGCAACGGCGCGCTCGTCTGGACGCTGCAGGACCTGTTGCCCGGCCCCGGCTGGGGGGTGATCGATTCCACCGGCGAGCCGAAGCCGGCCTGGTATGCGATGCGCCGCGCTTTCCGGCCGGTGCAGACGATGTTCACCGACGAGGGCACCAACGGTCTCGACGTGCATGTCGTCAACGAGACGGATACAGCCCTCGACGTGGAACTGGAGGTCGCCTGCCTGCGCGGCGGAAAGCAGCAGGTCGTCAGCGGCAGCAGGGCCTTCAAGCTGGCGGCAAGGGATACCGAGCGTCTTGCCGCTACCGCGCTGTTCGGCGCCTTTTTCGATACGACCTATGCCTTCCGTTTCGGGCCGCCGGCGCATGATGTCAGCGTTGCGCGCCTACGATCGCTCGCCGACGGCGCCATTTTGGCGGAAAGCTTCCACTTTCCCTGCGGACGGGGGAAGGCGCTGCATGACGCCGGCATCGAGGCATCGCTTGGCAGAGACGGCGACGACTGGTTCGTCGATCTCCGGGCCGACCGGCTGGCGCAATCGGTGCATATCGATGTCGAAGGTTATCGGCCCGACGACGACTGGTTCCATCTCGCCCCCGGCGCGATGCGGCGCGTGAAACTCCACACGCTCTCCGGCACCGAGAGCGATCTTCCGCCCGTGGGCGAAATCAAAAGCCTCGGCAGTTCGCATCGTGTCGTGCTCTCGGGTTGA